The following coding sequences are from one bacterium window:
- a CDS encoding AraC family transcriptional regulator has translation MLKLKAGKFPTDVLHARTVGDLVFAETFYKSGQLVEKHSHKQAGFIIVLQGEFTELHETGNRTCKSSDVIFRPADQLHANHFETTSTRCFNMQFGSNWLSRLERLSDDLMLGDPTYFSGGVLFQLGLNLYREFRISDVDSPLIMEGLALEMIGSANRLLIKDEKSGAPVWLKRVRERLHDHFAKQLSIQLLAMEAGVHPIYLHRAFRKHYGQSIGEYLRILRIQ, from the coding sequence ATGCTCAAATTAAAGGCGGGAAAATTTCCAACAGATGTGCTTCATGCCAGGACAGTTGGTGATCTGGTCTTCGCTGAGACCTTCTATAAGTCGGGTCAGTTGGTCGAAAAGCATTCTCACAAACAGGCCGGATTCATAATCGTCTTGCAAGGAGAGTTCACTGAGCTTCATGAAACAGGGAATCGGACGTGCAAATCATCCGATGTTATTTTTCGGCCTGCCGATCAGCTTCATGCTAATCATTTTGAGACCACTTCAACAAGATGTTTTAACATGCAATTTGGCTCGAACTGGTTGTCAAGACTGGAGCGCCTTTCGGATGATCTCATGCTGGGTGATCCTACTTATTTTTCAGGTGGCGTACTTTTCCAATTGGGTTTGAATCTTTACCGCGAATTCAGAATATCGGACGTAGATTCTCCACTGATCATGGAAGGATTGGCCCTGGAAATGATTGGATCAGCAAACCGGTTGCTCATTAAGGACGAGAAATCCGGTGCGCCTGTGTGGCTTAAAAGAGTCCGTGAACGGCTTCATGATCATTTTGCAAAGCAGTTGAGCATTCAACTGTTGGCGATGGAAGCCGGAGTCCACCCGATCTATCTCCATCGAGCTTTTCGGAAACATTACGGCCAATCGATCGGTGAATATTTACGAATCTTGCGGATCCAGT